The DNA sequence GACGACGTGCCGGAAATCTCGCTCGGCAAATCGTCTTCCGTCGGCAAGGAGGATCGGGCCCTGCTTCAGGAGGCGCTCTACGATCTCCTGGAATGCAAGCGCCTGCTCGATCAGGTTCGCTGATAGCGTCGGCTACCGCCGGCAGGAGCGTGTCCCCGTGCGGCGAGGCGCTCCGCTTTCTTGATCATGGCAAGATCGGACGGGGCACGCGGGCGCGCAGCTTGCGTGGTTGTGCCGCAATCAGCCGATACTACCGGCTGGGACATCAACGAAGATTCGTCCGATCGTCAATTTGCGAGGTTGGCGGGCCACCTGCTTATACGTGCTCCGGCCACGGCGGAGGGGCAAGCCGCTCTTGCGTTGCCGTCAGCGGGAGAGAGACTTCTCACTGGAGTGTCCCTCCACGTTTGGCCACCCACACTGAAAGTGTCGCGGTCTGCTGCGCCGTGCGTGCGTATGACCAGACAAAGGACGCTCTGGCACTCTGATTCCAGAGCATCTTTCTGTCCGCAGTGATTCCATTTGGGGATAGGGCGATTTAGTACGAAAGGCGGAAACCGCCGGGGCTCGATGCGGAAACATCAGGCTGCGGGTAGGGGCCGGTCCACTGTGCGTAGGTTGTGTTGGTCGAACCGGACGTCGCGCATCCCGACAAGGTCAGGACGACGATTGCGGCCACGGCCATCAGAGATTTAAGAGGCATGGTCTACTCCTAAAGAGGGAGGCTCCAGGCCTCAAGGGCCAGTACCAAACTGTCCCCCAAATCGGTGGTGATGGCAAGCTCACGCTACGTCAGGTGCGGCGTTTCCAGCGATGTGATTTCAGGTTTGGTGAAGGTTCCATTGCGATGGACGGCAGCCGATGTCCGGGCGCTATTCCGACAGGATAGACCGATCTTCTCCTCGGGCTGCAGTGGAACGGAGGCTTTTCCACGCCGGAGATTTCTTTTTCACCTCGAGTTCGAAATTCCCGCTTGCGCTCTAAGCGCTGGTTATATAGGGGTTTCCTCGGTTCGGAGCGTAGCGCAGCCCGGTAGCGCACTTGACTGGGGGTCAAGGGGTCGTGGGTTCGAATCCCGCCGCTCCGACCATTCTTCTCAATCCTCAATCCCCCAGAGAGCGATTGATCTACCTTTCATTTCCCTCTTTGCAGCGCTACTCCGCCGGCTGAAGGATCGCTGAAACGCGGCGTTTAGCGGCCGCCTTCTGATAGAGCATCTCTGTTTGATCGAGCATCACGTCGAGCGTGAAGCGGTCTTTCAGTCTTTGCGCGATGGTGGACAGTTTCTTGAATGTCTCCGGTGCTGCGGCCTTGACCATTGTCTTGGCGAGCAGGGACGTATCGTCGCTGTTCGGCAGGATGAAACCGTTCTGACCATCGTCGATGACCGTGCGGGCACCGCCGATATCGGTGGCGATAATGGGCTTGCCTGCGGCCGCGCCTTCCAGCATCACGTAGGACATGGCTTCGTAGCGGCTCGGCATGATCAGGAGATCGAATGCCGGTGCGGCCTGCGGTCCGATGAACGCCGCGGTCAGGTGCATGCGATTCTGCAATCCACTCTCAGCCATTGCCTTGCGCAGGCTTCCTTCGAGTTCGCCGGCGCCGACCATCACCAGATGGCTGTTTTTCACGGATGCGGCGATGCTCTTGAAGGCCGCGATCAGACGCTCCGGCGCCTTCTGCGCGGAGAAGCGGCCGATGAAGCCGAAGACGAAGGCATCCGGCGCGATCCCGAAACTGGCCCGAATCGTTTGCGCCATCTCGCATGAGGGCGGGGCAGCGCCGTTAACGATTACAGACATCCGCTTTTCCGGCATGTTCAGCGACAGCGCGTGACGGTATTCATCCTCTGAAACACAGATCAGGTGATCGGTGAGGAAACGCGCGAGACCCCATTCGATCGTGCCGTAAATCAGGCGGCCGGCGCGGCCGAGCGTCGGGTCGAGGGTTCGAAAGGCGTGCGGGGTATAGAGACGCGGAACATGGGGGCCGGGTAGGCGCAGGCGCGTCAGCGCGCCGGCCTTCGAACTGTGGCCGTGGATGATGTCGAAGTTGCCGCGGCGAATGAGGCGGCGCAATTCGAGAAAGCAGCCGATATCAGAAGGCCCCGGCGCGCGCTTCATGCCGACTGCGTGGACGGCCGGCAGGCCGATCGCCTTCAATTCCCGCACGAAACCTTCCTCGGCGCGCACCGGCGAATAGACCGCCTCCACATGATGCCCGCGCTCGTGCATGCCGCGGCAGAGATCGAGGAAGTGTCGGCCCGAGCCGCCGCCACTCGGCTCCAACACTTGCAGCAGCCGCAGGGGAAGGGCCGGGCGCCGGCCCGGAACGACGTGTTCCATGATCAGGAGCTCCAGCCGGTGCGTGCTTGCCGGCGATGGCGATATTCGAGGGCGGCACATCCCCAGATGATGCCGAGAAGCAGGTAGAAATGGCGCCAGTGGTCGGTATCAATGACATTGCCGACGCCGACATGGCCGAGAACGGCGACCCAGGCGATCATCAGGTAGGTTTGCCAGGGGCGGTTGAGCAGCAGGAAGCGGAAGCCGAGCGAGAGCGTCCAGATGATCAGGGTGACATAGCTGATGAAGCCAAGCCAGCCGTATGAGGTCAGCGATTTCAGCCAGACATTGTGCTCGTCTTCCGGGAAGATCGTGCTGAAGACCATCGGCCCGATTCCGAGCGGCTTCTCCATCGACATCAAGAAGCCCAGCCGATGGCGATCGAAGCGACCGAGATGACCGCCATCGTAGTCCTGCACGAGTTGCGACCGGCTGGAAAAGAGGGTTGCGACCTGCTCGGATTGAAGGGCGACCAGAAGTGCGCCGACGACCAGGAACCCGCCGACGAGCGCCAGGACCAGGATCCTGAGGCGGAAGAAGCCGCTGCGCTCCTTGAGCAGCATGACGAAGACGAAAGCGACGACGCAGAAAAGGTTGAGCGCCCAGGCGGCGCGCGAAAACGACAGGAAGACACCGAGCGCGAGAACCAGCAATGCGGCTATCTTCGGCAGAGCCTTCTGGATTGGCTGCGTCAGGATACCATGGATCAGATACATGGCCGGCACCGAGAGAAATGGCCCGAAAACGTTGGGGTCCTGAAAGGCGCCCTTGGCGCGACCGTAGAGCGTGAAGTTCTCCGCACCTGGAACCGCACCGAAATAGCCGAGGATGCCGAGCAGTGCGGTGATGACGGCCGCGGTGACCCAGGCATTGAAGATCAGTCGCAGGCGTTCGTGGCGGTCCTCGATGATCGCGGCGTAGAAGGCCGATGACAGCGCAAGAAATCCGGAGACCGCCATGTACATCGGTCCCTTGGTGAGATCGACCATGACGGTCAAGGACAGAATGCCGCCCACCATGAAGAGTGTCAGAAGGGCAAGCAGGGGAGCGACGCTCCGCGAAATCTTGAGACCGAAGAGCGCCCACAGGCCGATGAGCGCGACCAGGAACAATTCATAGGGCGCAGGCTCGAAAATGACGAAGCCGGAAAGAAACACGGCGAAGGCCACCAGCCCGGAACCGAGCAGCGAGAGCGCCGCAAGCTGTGGGCGAGCGATCGGGAATCGGCCTGTTTCGACGGTGCTCAATAGGCATTCTCGGTGTTGAGAAGCCGGAATGGCGTCAGGAACAGGATCTTGAGATCGAAGAGCAGCGACCAGTTTTCGATGTAGTAGAGATCGAAGGCCGTGCGCAGGCGGATCTTCTCGTCATTGTCGATCTCGCCGCGCCAGCCGTTGATCTGCGCCCAGCCGGTGACGCCGGGCTTGACGCGATGGCGAGCGAAGTAACCTTCGACGACGTCGGAATAGGTGCGGTTCTGTGTCTGCGCGAGAACGGCATGAGGGCGCGGCCCTACCAGCGACAGTTCGCCCTTCAGCACGTTGAAGATCTGAGGCAGCTCGTCGATCGAGGACTTGCGGATGAAGCGGCCAACCGCCGTGACGCGCGGGTCACCCTTGGTCACGGCGTTACGCGCCGAGGGGTCGCTCATATGGGTATACATCGAGCGGAACTTGTAGACCTCGATCGTCTCGTTGTTGAAGCCGTGCCGCTTCTGCTTGAAGATGATCGGGCCGGGAGAGGTGGCTTTGACAGCGATTGCCGCGCCAAGCATGATCGGCCACAGGAGCACCAGGGCGACCAGGCTGAAGAAGATGTCGAAGCCGCGCTTGGCAACGGAGTCCCAATCGGCAATCGGCTTGTCGAAGATGTCGAGCATGGGGACATCGCCGACATGGGAGTAGCTGCGCGGGCGGAAACGCAGATTGTTGGCGTGGGCGGCGAGCCGGATGTCGACCGGCAGGATCCAGAGCTTCTTCAGAAGCTGCAGAATGCGCTTCTCCGCCGTCAGCGGCAGCGAGATGATCAGCATGTCGATGCGCGCCAGGCGCGCGAACTCCACGAGCTCGTTGACCGTTCCAAGTTTCGGATAGCCGGCGATGACATTTGGCGAGCGCCGCTCGTCGCGGTCGTCGAAAATGCCGCAGATCCGGATGTCGTTGTCGGGCTGATCCTCAAGCGTGCGGATCAGGTCCTTGGCCGGTTGGCCGCCACCGACGACCACGGCGCGGCGCTCCATCGTGCCATTGCGGGCCCAGTGGCGAATGGAATAGGCGATGAAGGCCCGTTCGGCGAGGAGAAAGAGCGCGCCACCGACGAACCAGCCGCCGAACCAGACGCGGGAATATTGGTGGCCGGATTTCAGGAAGAAGAGGGCGATGGCGATCCCACCGAAGGCGACCGCCCAGGCCGCGAGAATGCGCGGCATCACGCGCAGCCAGGCACGCAGCGCCGGGATCTGGTAGGTATCGGCGATCTGCATCGCGGCAACCGCCAAGGCAGAGCCTCCCATCAGGATCGCCAGGTAGAGCGGCAATTGCTCGAAGCCCGGCTGAACGTAGAGGGCGTTGATCGCGTAGCCGATTGCGAAGAGCGTGCTGAACTCGAAGAGCCGCATCAGCCCCATGATCATGGCCGGCGAATAGGTGTCGGCCCGGAACTGCTCGGCGATTTGACGCGCCAGCGGATTGAGTTCAGCAGACGGTTCGCCGCTCGGCATCTCGCCCGGCGCACGGGCACGGATTTCCGAAATCTTCTTGCGAAGCGCTTCGGGATCGAATGATTCCGGGCGGTCAAACTTGTTCATGGCTGTCTTCCGGCGCTGAAGTCCCTCAGTCCGGATAGCAGAAAGCCACTAAGAAACGCTTACGTTGTGGGCGACACGCTATCCGTCGGTGGCTGGTAACGGCACAATTCCCGATAGAGCTCTAACATGTCGGACGACATTACCGAAGCGGCGAACCGCGACTTGAAGGTGTTCGGCTCAGGCATGACCCGCGCCGCCCAGTTCTTCTCGCTGATCGAGCGAGCCATGATTACGGCCAGTGACTGAACGTCGGCCGGTTCAGCGAGTGCGGCGCTGTCGGCCCCCAGTATTTCCGGGATGCCGCCGACACGGCTGGCAATGACCGGCTTTCGCGCCGCGAGCGCTTCGAGAACGATGTAGGGCATGGACTCGGCACGCGAGGGAACGACGACGTTGCGCGCAAGCGTAAACGCTTCGCGGGTCTTCATCGCCGGTTGCATCTTGATGCGGCGGCTCAGGCCCTGCTGCAGCATCAGTTCGCTGTATTCCTGTTGTTGCGGGCCGTCGCCGATCATCAACGCCGAAAGGGGGCGACCGACGAGGCGCTCGGTCCGTGCGAACGCCTCCACAAACAAATCGGGACCCTTCAGGTCCCGCATCATGCCGATATAGAGGAAGTCGACAGCATCCGGCCGGGGGGCGATCACCTCGAACTCCCCGTCGTCTATCCCGTTGTAGATCAGTTCGTGCCGCACGCGCGGCGCACCAACCTTGGTGAAATAGGTCTGGCGCTCGAAGTCGCAGACGAAAACGAGCGCATCCGCGAGCCGCTCCTGAACCCGTTCCATCGGGAACACAAGTCGCCCGATCAGGGAGCGGCGGCGATAGTGGAGGCTTCCTCCGTGCGGTGAATAGAGGCGGGCTACGCGATACCTGTTGACCCGCAAGGCTGAACCGATGAGGCGGGCAATGGCGCCACCCTTGGCGCCGTGCCCATGCAACACATCCGGTCGCAAACTTCTGATTTCCTTGTAGCCACGCCACAGCGCGGCAAAATCCGACGGCCCGACTGAGCGGTGAATCGGCATGCGAACGAGGCCGAGCGCCAGATAGGGCCGAATCTCGTCGAACAGTGAATCCTCGTGGCTGCCCCCGGTGGTACTGTCGCAGAGAATGCCGACCTCGTGGCCGGCGCGGGCATGCGCCTCGGCGAGATCGCGCACATGGCGGAAAATTCCGCCGACGGGCGATCTGAAACAATGGATGATGCGCAGGGGACGCTGTTGCTGCATCGAGATCAGAACAGCCGCTCGCGGACGTAGATCGTATCGCCGGCGAGAACCGCGTCGGTGATCGGAACCCGGCCGGTGATAATGCGGCCGTTGATCTTGCGGGTAATGTCGGCGTTGGATTGGTTGGCGCGCGGCGAGAAACCGCCGGCGACAGCAATTGCATTCTGCACCGTCATCCCGGGCACATAGGCATATTGTCCGGCCTGGCCGACCTCACCCATGATGAAGACCGAGCGGTAGCGATCGACCTCGATCGTCACGTCGGGGTCGCGCAGGTAGCCCTGGCGCAACTTGGCGGCGATCATGCCTTCGAGCTCCGGCAGGGTCTTGCCGCGCGAGGCCACCGTACCGATCAGCGGAAACGCGACGTAGCCGGCCTGGTCGACCGTATAGGTGCCACTGAGGCCGGCCTGTTCGAAGACGTTGATGCGCAGGCGATCGCCGCTATCGAGGCGATAGGGCTGGATGGTGGCTTCGCTGAAAGCCTTCGGCGCCGGCTGGTAGCTTGTGCAACCGCTGAGCAACATCGACAGCGCTGCCGCCGTGATCGCGAGACCCGTCTTGATAGCTGCGGTTGACATGCGGTTCATAGGCTCCGGAAACGACCCACCTTTTCAGACGTTATCGATCCGTTAGGGTTAATAGCCGGTAAACTCGCGGTAGAATTTTTGCTGCGTATCGCTGCAACGGGGAGGGGTTTATCGCCCGGAAGTTGATTGCATTAACCCTTGCGTTACCATGTTCCTTTACCCTCCGGCAAAATTTGAAGGTTCGGAGCCAGTAGCATGTCGGGAAGCGGCAGCGGTCAACAGGATGTGGATATCGACCTCGGCGGCCTGTTTCGCGCTGTCTGGGATCGGCGCGTCAAGGTGCTGCTCGCAACGGCCTGTGTGACTGCACTCGCCTTCGGTGCGGCGAAGATGATTGCGCCGGACTATCAGAGCGAAACCCGCGTGCTGATCGAATCGCGCGAACCGGAATTCAGCGGCCCCAATCAATCTTCACAGGCCGGCGCCGATCGCGTCTTCGACGAATCCGGGATTCTGAGCCAGGTGCAGGTGCTGCGTTCGGCCGACCTCATCAAGCAGGTCGCGCGCAACATGAAGCTCTATGAGCTTAGGGAATTTGATCCATCGGCGGCGCCCTCGGCGCTTTCGGATATTCTCGTCATGCTCGGCCTCAAGAAGAATCCCTTGGAAATGCCGCCTGAGGAGAGGGTGCTCAAGGAATTCAACGACAAGCTCCAAGTCTACCAGGTCGAGAAGTCCCGCGTGATCGCGATAGCCTTCACCGCGAAGGACCGCCAGCTTGCGGCCGCCGTGCCGAACGAAATGGCGAAGGTCTTCCTTGAGTTGCAAAGCGGTGCCAAGCTCGACACCAATTCCGAGGCGACCCGTTGGCTGGAGCCGGAGATCGCCAATCTGCGCGAGAAGGTGCGTGATGCGGAAGCGAAGGTTGCCGCCTACCGCTCTTCGTCCGATCTGTTGCCGACGGGCGAGACGACGAATTTTGCGACGCGGCAGCTGACGGATATCTCGACCGAACTGACCCGGGTACGCGGCGAGCGCGCCAATGCGGAAGCCCGCGCTGCCGGCGTGCGCGCGGCTCTGGCAAGCGGTCGGGCACCGGACACGATCACCGATGTCGTCGGATCTCAGATGATCCAGCGTCTCAAGGAGACCGAGGCGAACCTGCAGGCGCAGGTTGCCGACCTCTCGACGACGTTGCTTGACGGCCACCCACGCCTGAAGGCGTTGAAATCGCAACTCGAAGGCATCCGTGGGCAGATCCGCACAGAGACGCGCAAGATTCTGACGAGCCTGGAAAACGAGGCGAAGGTCGGCGAACTGCGCGAGCAGCAGCTCGTCCAGCAGCTGAACGCGCTGAAGGCCCAGTCCGCACAGGCCGGCGAGGAAGAGGTGGGGCTGCGCGCGCTCGAGCGCGAAGCCACAGCACAGCGGCAGCTGCTCGAGACCTATCTCGCACGTTACCGCGAGGCGACGTCGCGCACGGTGGAAAATGCGACGCCGGCCGATGCACGCGTGATTTCAAACGCGGTGGTTCCGACCAGCGCAAGCTTCCCGAAGGTTCTGCCGATCACCATCGTTGCCGCTCTCGCGACGTTCCTGCTGAGCTGCGTCGCGATCATGCTCGGCGAACTGTTCAGCGGCCGGGCGCTGCGTCCGGTTTCGGCAACCGGTGAGCGGCTGGCGCCCGCTCGCCCGCGGCCGGCCTTGGCTGCAAGCGCCACCGATATTCCGGTCGTGGCAGCGGATACGCCGCCCGAATTGGCGTCTGTCACCGACGATGCTGCTGATGATGATGCAGTCGACCTGCTGCCGGCGGCGCAAATACCGGCTGCAGATACGTACACCGCGGAGGTCGCTGCCGAACCGGATTTCTCGATCGAAGCGGTGGCTGAACATTTGCGCGAAACCGGCGTGCGCGTCGCGATCTCGGTATCTCCGGGCGGAGACGAGGGATCGACGGCAACCGTGATGCTGGCGCGCCTGCTGGCTGAAGACAATATCAAGGTGGTGCTGATCGACCTGACCGGTTCGGCCTGCCCGACGCGGCTGATGGCGCGCTCGGCTCAGCTTCCCGGCATTACCAATCTGCTGGCGGGGGAGGTGCCTTTCACCGATACGATCCACGCTGACCGCTTCTCCGACGCCCACATCATTCCCCAGGGCGATGCCGACCCACGGCAGGCGATGAAGGGCATCGAACGGCTGAAGATGATCATCGACGCCCTGACGAACGCTTACGAGCTCGTTCTGGTCGAGTGCGGTCCGGCAGACGAAATGGCGGTCGAGAAAATTGCCGGCCGCGACGGCGCAGAGATCATCCTGTCGGCACCGTCGGTCAGTGATGAGCGGATCGTCGAGGTTTTGACCGGATTCGGTGCGGCCGGCTATCGCGACATCGTTCTCATGACCGGGCAGGCAGAAACAGATCCGGAGTATCCCGACCGGGATGCCGCCTAGGCGACGACGGCGCGCCGGCGGCGAGAAGTGAATGAGGGCTGCTGTTGTTCAGCCCTTCAATCTGCGGCGTTTTGTGAATCGGCTTTGCCTTGTCCGAACCGCCTTGCGCGCTGCAAGCGGGCGTAGATGGCCTTGTTCGACTTCGCCGCTGCCTTTGCGCGCACGACAAGATGATGGCGCAGGGTAGCAAGGCGCCCAGGAAGGGTCACCGCTAAGGTAATGTCGCGCAACGGCGTCTCGATCGTGCACCACGATCGCTTGTAGGGTTGGTCGCCGACGCCAAAATCGAACAGGCGCAGGCCTTGCGCCGAGAGACGCTCGATCATCCGATAGAACAACAATTCACCCGGACTTGCTTCGCCGGCCAGCGCCTCGTCGATCGAGCCGAACTGGCAGATGGCATGGTCGCCTTTGAGCGAAAGCCCCGCGACGGCAACGACCAGCCCGTCATGTTCTCCTTTAAGGCGGATGGCGTTGAGTTGCATGAGCTGTGATTTGCCGTTCTGATGGGAGGCAAGCGCATGGAAGAATGTACGTGTCTCAGCGTCCTGAAAGACGTCGGGAAGGCCGAGAGTTGCAAAGCGTTTCGCCTTCTGCCGGAAGAAGGTATCAAGCAACGACTGCGCCTCGTCGGGGGTGCGGGCGATCACATAGTCGTAGCCGCCCATCTCGGCCAGTCGCCGTTCGGAAATCCGCATCTTTTTGCGGCGGCGCTTGGCGTTGACCTGAGCCAGTGTGAGCTGAATGCTGCCGAGGAGGGGCAGCTGAAATGACGCATTGGGATTCGCGACGCCTGGAAGTGCGGCGAAGGGGCTGACGCCGCCACGCCATTCGCCCGGGATCCGGTCGAGCATGACGGCATCGGCGAAGCCGCGGAGCGCCGTCCGAATGTCCCGGGCCAAGGCTTGGGCCAGTGCCGGCGTCATGGCTGCGGAGGCGCCATCGACAAAGAGCCCGGTATTGAGGTTGCTGTGTTCCGTTCCGATCAGACGCGCTGTTCGAAACAGGCGC is a window from the Ensifer adhaerens genome containing:
- a CDS encoding O-antigen ligase family protein, which gives rise to MSTVETGRFPIARPQLAALSLLGSGLVAFAVFLSGFVIFEPAPYELFLVALIGLWALFGLKISRSVAPLLALLTLFMVGGILSLTVMVDLTKGPMYMAVSGFLALSSAFYAAIIEDRHERLRLIFNAWVTAAVITALLGILGYFGAVPGAENFTLYGRAKGAFQDPNVFGPFLSVPAMYLIHGILTQPIQKALPKIAALLVLALGVFLSFSRAAWALNLFCVVAFVFVMLLKERSGFFRLRILVLALVGGFLVVGALLVALQSEQVATLFSSRSQLVQDYDGGHLGRFDRHRLGFLMSMEKPLGIGPMVFSTIFPEDEHNVWLKSLTSYGWLGFISYVTLIIWTLSLGFRFLLLNRPWQTYLMIAWVAVLGHVGVGNVIDTDHWRHFYLLLGIIWGCAALEYRHRRQARTGWSS
- a CDS encoding GNAT family N-acetyltransferase translates to MTNSDLTVDSSGTRRAHASLRVSPTDATRRFDISIHRAMQPLEAEWRALDSLAGNSLHHAYDWCRAWAETHNSDLLLLRVAFDGELFLILPLELRHGRLFRTARLIGTEHSNLNTGLFVDGASAAMTPALAQALARDIRTALRGFADAVMLDRIPGEWRGGVSPFAALPGVANPNASFQLPLLGSIQLTLAQVNAKRRRKKMRISERRLAEMGGYDYVIARTPDEAQSLLDTFFRQKAKRFATLGLPDVFQDAETRTFFHALASHQNGKSQLMQLNAIRLKGEHDGLVVAVAGLSLKGDHAICQFGSIDEALAGEASPGELLFYRMIERLSAQGLRLFDFGVGDQPYKRSWCTIETPLRDITLAVTLPGRLATLRHHLVVRAKAAAKSNKAIYARLQRARRFGQGKADSQNAAD
- a CDS encoding glycosyltransferase family 4 protein, which codes for MQQQRPLRIIHCFRSPVGGIFRHVRDLAEAHARAGHEVGILCDSTTGGSHEDSLFDEIRPYLALGLVRMPIHRSVGPSDFAALWRGYKEIRSLRPDVLHGHGAKGGAIARLIGSALRVNRYRVARLYSPHGGSLHYRRRSLIGRLVFPMERVQERLADALVFVCDFERQTYFTKVGAPRVRHELIYNGIDDGEFEVIAPRPDAVDFLYIGMMRDLKGPDLFVEAFARTERLVGRPLSALMIGDGPQQQEYSELMLQQGLSRRIKMQPAMKTREAFTLARNVVVPSRAESMPYIVLEALAARKPVIASRVGGIPEILGADSAALAEPADVQSLAVIMARSISEKNWAARVMPEPNTFKSRFAASVMSSDMLELYRELCRYQPPTDSVSPTT
- a CDS encoding GumC family protein, yielding MSGSGSGQQDVDIDLGGLFRAVWDRRVKVLLATACVTALAFGAAKMIAPDYQSETRVLIESREPEFSGPNQSSQAGADRVFDESGILSQVQVLRSADLIKQVARNMKLYELREFDPSAAPSALSDILVMLGLKKNPLEMPPEERVLKEFNDKLQVYQVEKSRVIAIAFTAKDRQLAAAVPNEMAKVFLELQSGAKLDTNSEATRWLEPEIANLREKVRDAEAKVAAYRSSSDLLPTGETTNFATRQLTDISTELTRVRGERANAEARAAGVRAALASGRAPDTITDVVGSQMIQRLKETEANLQAQVADLSTTLLDGHPRLKALKSQLEGIRGQIRTETRKILTSLENEAKVGELREQQLVQQLNALKAQSAQAGEEEVGLRALEREATAQRQLLETYLARYREATSRTVENATPADARVISNAVVPTSASFPKVLPITIVAALATFLLSCVAIMLGELFSGRALRPVSATGERLAPARPRPALAASATDIPVVAADTPPELASVTDDAADDDAVDLLPAAQIPAADTYTAEVAAEPDFSIEAVAEHLRETGVRVAISVSPGGDEGSTATVMLARLLAEDNIKVVLIDLTGSACPTRLMARSAQLPGITNLLAGEVPFTDTIHADRFSDAHIIPQGDADPRQAMKGIERLKMIIDALTNAYELVLVECGPADEMAVEKIAGRDGAEIILSAPSVSDERIVEVLTGFGAAGYRDIVLMTGQAETDPEYPDRDAA
- a CDS encoding glycosyltransferase; amino-acid sequence: MEHVVPGRRPALPLRLLQVLEPSGGGSGRHFLDLCRGMHERGHHVEAVYSPVRAEEGFVRELKAIGLPAVHAVGMKRAPGPSDIGCFLELRRLIRRGNFDIIHGHSSKAGALTRLRLPGPHVPRLYTPHAFRTLDPTLGRAGRLIYGTIEWGLARFLTDHLICVSEDEYRHALSLNMPEKRMSVIVNGAAPPSCEMAQTIRASFGIAPDAFVFGFIGRFSAQKAPERLIAAFKSIAASVKNSHLVMVGAGELEGSLRKAMAESGLQNRMHLTAAFIGPQAAPAFDLLIMPSRYEAMSYVMLEGAAAGKPIIATDIGGARTVIDDGQNGFILPNSDDTSLLAKTMVKAAAPETFKKLSTIAQRLKDRFTLDVMLDQTEMLYQKAAAKRRVSAILQPAE
- a CDS encoding polysaccharide biosynthesis/export family protein, encoding MSTAAIKTGLAITAAALSMLLSGCTSYQPAPKAFSEATIQPYRLDSGDRLRINVFEQAGLSGTYTVDQAGYVAFPLIGTVASRGKTLPELEGMIAAKLRQGYLRDPDVTIEVDRYRSVFIMGEVGQAGQYAYVPGMTVQNAIAVAGGFSPRANQSNADITRKINGRIITGRVPITDAVLAGDTIYVRERLF
- a CDS encoding undecaprenyl-phosphate glucose phosphotransferase produces the protein MNKFDRPESFDPEALRKKISEIRARAPGEMPSGEPSAELNPLARQIAEQFRADTYSPAMIMGLMRLFEFSTLFAIGYAINALYVQPGFEQLPLYLAILMGGSALAVAAMQIADTYQIPALRAWLRVMPRILAAWAVAFGGIAIALFFLKSGHQYSRVWFGGWFVGGALFLLAERAFIAYSIRHWARNGTMERRAVVVGGGQPAKDLIRTLEDQPDNDIRICGIFDDRDERRSPNVIAGYPKLGTVNELVEFARLARIDMLIISLPLTAEKRILQLLKKLWILPVDIRLAAHANNLRFRPRSYSHVGDVPMLDIFDKPIADWDSVAKRGFDIFFSLVALVLLWPIMLGAAIAVKATSPGPIIFKQKRHGFNNETIEVYKFRSMYTHMSDPSARNAVTKGDPRVTAVGRFIRKSSIDELPQIFNVLKGELSLVGPRPHAVLAQTQNRTYSDVVEGYFARHRVKPGVTGWAQINGWRGEIDNDEKIRLRTAFDLYYIENWSLLFDLKILFLTPFRLLNTENAY